CCCAAATGGCACGTTTGTATTTCACAACTATCTGGAACCCTCCAATCTGGAATACTCTTTTGTGCACGGCATCACGGATACAAGAATTATCGTCACTCGAGCCAAAGCCGTGGGGGACATCCCGCGCTCCTATGTCGGCACATCCCAGCAGGGCGTATCTGAATTAGAGTTTCCGGGCAGCGTTAGCACAGAGGGCTGGAATATCAATCAGGACGGTTCTGTCGTCGGGTACTACGACTCAGCGGATGGACGTAGACATGGGTTTATCGCCGGACCCACCGCGGAAACTGCTGCAAAATTTAGAGATATAGCGTATCCCCCACCACCCGAATTCAACTACATTTATGAGAGTATTGATGTGCCCGGTGTAGATTTTTTAGCGTTGACGGCGAGTAGCGACTTTGAGGGTTACGCCGGCAACACCCGGAGTGCTGATGGTGAAAAGATCGTCGGGTTTACACTCATAGACGGCGTTTTCACGACGTATGACTTCCCCGGTTCACAGAACACTTACTTCTATGCGTTTGGCAATAATGGGTTAGCTGCGGGACACTACGAAGATAGTGAGGGTCTTTACCATGGTGTCATCTTAGAAGATGGTGAGTTGCGGCACTATGATTTTCCGGGTGCCGTCGAAACAGAAATATACGGTTACAGCGATTCGACTGGGAAACTGACGGGGAGTTTTATAGATGCGTCTGGTGTGCGTCGCGGCTTCTCAGGAGACACCATCGTTGAGGTCCCTGGGGCAACAGCAACTTATGCCGATTTTGTGAATGCAGCAGGTTCTATCGTAGGCAGCTACGTAGATGCTGAAGGTCTCTATCATGCATACGCACTTCCCTCGACTGGTAGGTTTATAATTCTGGACTATTTGGAACCATCGAGTCTGGAATACTTTTTTCTCCACGGTATTAACGATGCAGAGGGAAGCGGCGTGTTTGTGGTTGCCCGATCCAAAGCTGTGGGGGACATCCCGCGCTCCTATGTCGGCTCATACCGGTATGGACTCCATGAATTGAAGTTTCCGGGTAGTGTCAGTACGGAGGGCTGGAATATCAATCAGGACGGTTCTGTCGTCGGACACTATAACTCACCCGATGGACGCAGACACGGGTTCATCGCCAGGCTCGACACTAAAGCAGAGTACGACCGTTTTAGTAACGTCTACACCGTCACGCTGTCTAAAGGGTTGAACATGCTTTCTGTGCCATTGGCATCCCCAACCCCTATGACGGCTAAGAACCTTGTCGCACTGACAGGGGCAACAACGATCATAGCGTTCGATGCCCCCAATCAGCGTTTCATGGCGTGGACACCAAGCGCACCCGATGACGGTTTTCCAATTGAAGGTGGACAAGGCTATATCGTCAATGTGCAAGCAACCCGCAACTTCGCCTTCGTCGGCGCACCCTGGACAGATCCAACCGAGGCTGCCGCAGCAGCACCCATCACATCCACACAGATGCCGCAAGAAGCGTGGGCGTTCGTTGTCAGCGGTAGCGTTGGGAAACCCAACTCCTACGAAGGTAAACCCGCGTTTGACGGGTACCAAGTCATCGTTCGTAACTTGAGAACAAACAGCATCATAACTACCTCAGTGCAAGGGAGTTACTTCGCCGCGGCAACTGCCGATCTGACGCGACGGAGCGTCGTCGAAGTCGGTGACGTGATTGAATTGCGCCTCATCGGTCCGAATGGAAATGCTGAGTTACAACCCCTCAGTTTCAAAGTGACACCCGAGGACTTGGCAAATGCGGTCTTGTCTGTCAGGCTTGATGGCATCGGTAAACCGACACAGAACCTCCTCTTACAAAACTACCCGAATCCGTTTAACCCGGAGACGTGGATTCCATATCAACTCTCCGAAGACAGTCCTGTATCGATATCTATTTATGATACAACCGGTAGGTTGATTCGCACACTTTCGCTCGGTTTTCAATCCGCAGGCTTCTATAACAGTCAGGGGCGT
The sequence above is drawn from the Candidatus Poribacteria bacterium genome and encodes:
- a CDS encoding T9SS type A sorting domain-containing protein; the protein is MLSVPLASPTPMTAKNLVALTGATTIIAFDAPNQRFMAWTPSAPDDGFPIEGGQGYIVNVQATRNFAFVGAPWTDPTEAAAAAPITSTQMPQEAWAFVVSGSVGKPNSYEGKPAFDGYQVIVRNLRTNSIITTSVQGSYFAAATADLTRRSVVEVGDVIELRLIGPNGNAELQPLSFKVTPEDLANAVLSVRLDGIGKPTQNLLLQNYPNPFNPETWIPYQLSEDSPVSISIYDTTGRLIRTLSLGFQSAGFYNSQGRAAYWDGRNALGERVASGIYFYQLTTPSFQQTRRLVIVK